The Larus michahellis chromosome 2, bLarMic1.1, whole genome shotgun sequence genome window below encodes:
- the RNF152 gene encoding E3 ubiquitin-protein ligase RNF152 isoform X1, which yields METLSQDSLLECQICFNYYSPRRRPKLLDCKHTCCSVCLQQMRTSQKDLRCPWCRGITKLPPGYSVSQLPDDPEVIAVIAIPHTSEHTPVFIKLPSNGCYMLPLPLSKERALLPGDIGCRLLPGSQQKSLAVVTIPAEQQPLQGSLPAEGGAEEPDRRGVVKSSTWSGVCTVILVACVLVFLLGIVLHNMSCISKRFTVISCG from the coding sequence ATGGAGACCCTGTCCCAGGACTCTCTGCTGGAGTGCCAGATTTGTTTCAACTACTACAGCCCCCGCCGGCGGCCCAAGcttctggactgcaagcacacTTGCTGCTCGGTGTGCCTGCAGCAGATGAGGACCAGCCAGAAGGACCTGCGGTGCCCCTGGTGCCGCGGGATCACCAAGCTGCCACCGGGGTACTCTGTGTCGCAGCTGCCCGATGACCCCGAGGTGATCGCCGTCATTGCCATCCCCCACACCTCGGAGCACACCCCAGTCTTCATCAAACTCCCCAGCAATGGGTGCTACATGCTCCCCTTGCCCCTCTCCAAGGAGAGGGCGCTTCTACCGGGAGACATTGGCTGCCGCCTTCTGCCCGGCAGCCAGCAGAAGTCCCTGGCGGTGGTGACGATCCCGGCggagcagcagccactgcaggGCAGCCTCCCCGCCGAGGGGGGAGCGGAGGAGCCGGACCGGAGAGGCGTTGTGAAAAGCTCCACCTGGTCGGGGGTTTGCACTGTGATCCTGGTGGCCTGCGTCCTGGTCTTTCTCCTGGGCATTGTCCTCCACAACATGTCGTGCATTTCCAAGCGCTTCACGGTGATCTCCTGCGGCTGA